The Sorangiineae bacterium MSr11954 DNA segment CGCGAAAGAGGAGTGAGCGTTCGATGGTTTTGCGCGCGAGGTGCTCCTCGGTGCTCGCGCGGTGCGCATGGACCAAGAGCTCGTCGTAATTGTCGATGAGGGCGCGGGGTACGCGGGAGAGCATGGGCGGCTCACGATCCGGAGTACGAGTGCGCGAGCGGTCCGTCTTCCGTGCCGTAGAAGTCGGCGATTTGTTGGTGCTGCAGCGCGTGCGTGCGCACCGACGCCATCACGTAACGGTAAATGGCGTCTTGGCGATGGCCGGGGATGTCGCCCTCGTCCACGAAGGGCTCGGCGCCCAACGTCTCGTGCTCGTCTTCGAAGTCGAGCACGGCGTGCTCGCGCGACGGCAAAAGGACCTCGGCCGGCACCAAGGTCCCCAGCTGATCGTACATCTTGGAGAACGCCACCGCGCCCTTGTCGTCGCCACCCTCCATGACCGAGAGCCAAACGGAATAGGCGAGGGGATCCGTCCGCGAGCTCTCGCGCATCAAGTTGATCACCGCCAACGTCGCCGGCAGCGGATCGGCCGCCCCGATTTGCTCTTCGGTGAGGCCCGCGGCCAGCAACCCCTTTTTGAGCAGCAGGCAATGCCAATATTCGCCGCTCATGTAATCGCTGAACATCATGCGAAGGCGCTCGGTCTGCGCGCCCGCGACCATGGGGCTGATGTGGCTCGCCGCCGACGCCACCAGATGGTACTCCTCGACCAAATACCCAACGACGAGCCGCTCGGTGAGCGTCCCCGCGAGCATGCGCGCCACCAGCGGCGAGCCCACGAGCTCGTGCAACGTCTCCCGCCGTCCGATATTGACCATATGCCGATAAAACGAGAGCGCCGGCGCCGGCCTTCGCGCCATATCCCGCAGCACGCCGAGCTCGTACAGCCCCTGAACCAGGCCCGCACACTCCTCCACGTTCCAATCGAGCTTCGCGGCCAGAGCGCCCACGGTGTGCGTACCATCCAAAAACGGCTGGAGCCGCGCGAGCCGCTCTCGATTCCTGCCCTCCACCGGAACGACCGCCTCGGTCGCCATCAAGCTCGGATCGAGGTCGCCCGCATCCATCGTCCGAATGCCTGCAATGCCCGCACCCTCGCGCACCCACGAAACGCCGGCCACCGGGGCAGGTCGAAACCCCAACGCAATCGACCCCACCCGCGCACTTTTCGCACGGGGCTCCCACGTCTTTCCAACCACCGAATTCGACATTGCAAGCTCCTTATCGATTAAAATAGAGGGACGCCACCGCGTCCGTACCCGGCGGCCACGCCGCTGCGCGCGGGCGACCCCTCCCAAATCGCCACTCTGCTGCGCAGCGCTCGAACCGCCGCCGCGACCGCACCGCACCGCCGTTCGAAATGTCGCTGCTCCAACGTCGCCGCGACCGCACCGCGCCACTGCTCGAACCGCCGCCGCGACCGCACCGCGCCACTGCTCGAACCGCCGCCGCGACCGCACCGCGCCACTGCTCGAACCGTCGCCGCGACCGCACCGCGCCGCTGTTCGAAATGTCGCTGCTCCAACGTCGCCGCGACCGCACCGCGCCACTGCTCGAACCGTCGCCGCGACCGCACCGCGCCGCTGCTCAAAACGCCGCGGCGAACTCCCCGCGATCCGTCTCGATTCGCAAGGAGCGGACATCGTTTTCGACATCTGTGCGGAAGCCGCTGGCGATGCCGATCCACGCATAATTGTCGCTGCCCATCGCCGGAACGAGCTCGCCTTCGTCGAGGATCACCGTGTTCATGCTCGCGAATTCCGCCGGCTTCTGCACCCCATGAAAACGCGCTTTCACGGGAATGCCGTACATGATCGACGCCGTGTCCTTCTTCGACCTTCGCGAGAAATTGGGCGCCGGCGCATCGCCTTCGAGCGCCAGATTCAGCACGTGCGCGTGCAGCGCCACCGGCGTAATCCCGTGGGCAAGCGCGATTTGCTGCCCCAGGCCGCCGCCGCCGATGCGGCCCATGTTCGCGTCGATCACGAACGCATCGTCGTGGGTCATCATGAACTCCACGTGGAAGTACCCCGACGCGAGCCCCGCCCGCCGCACCAGCGCCGTGACCGCCTCGCGCGCCCTCGCCTTGGCCTTGTGCGAGACGTGATCGTCCCACGGAAAGAGGATCATCGCCTCGGACATTCCGACCTTTTTTCTCCCGGAGAACCCGAGAAACGTCGGCTCGCCCTGGGCCACGAAGCCCTCGAGGCTCACCAGATCGCCCTGGATCGCGACCTGCGCGAGCCACAAATCCGGTGCCAGATGGTTGGGAATGCCTGCATTCTGCACGAATTGCGGCAGCTCGTCGGCTTGCGCCGGCTTCGTCAGGTACTTGGCCCCGAGCCCGCCCGAGCTCCTTCGACCTTTGACGATGACATTGCCGCGCGTTCGAACGAATTGACGAATCTCGTCGACGGGGATGGCGTTGGCCTCGAACGCCATGGTCGAGGGGCTGTAGTCGAGAATGAGCTGCTGCACCTCCCATTTGTCCTTCAGCCGCTCGAGCACCGCGGGCTGGCCGCGAACGGAGAGCGCCTGCGCGAGGCGGACGGCGTTCATGATGTACGTGTCGCAGAAGGACACCGCCGCCTCGATCCCGTCCACCCCGGCCAGTGCGGACGCCATGGTCTCCACGGACGATGTATCGCACTCGATGCAGGTGTAGCGCTGCATCTGCGCGCGCGTATCGCCCTGACTGCCCGCTTTGCTGCTCAGGTAAATCGGTTGATAGCCCGCTTGGATGGCCGCTCTTCCCATGTAATCGGCGCCCACGCAGGAGCTCTCGACGATGACGAGCTTTCGTATATCGCGGTTCATGACGCTCTCCGCTCCATCGCTCATGTTTGGTGGCCGGTGGGTCAGCTGGCCTCCGCGAAGACGCGGAAGGGATCGAAACGCTGGGGATCTTTCAAGACGAGCCGCTCCTCGATCATGCGGTGGTGCGCCTCGATGGCCAGGTGCTCCCACCACATGCTGAGGTTCATGGTCACCGCGTAGAACCCTCGGATGAAGCGCGGCAGGTTCGCGGCATCGATGTATTCGCCGATGGCGTTGCGCATCCCCGCGTAGTGATCGGCCTCGGGATCGTTGTCGTCGTGGGTCACGTGGCCCGCGATGTAGATGTCGGTGAGCGAGCCTTTCCGGATTTCGCCGCCGGTGGCGCTCTTGTAGGCGCGCAGGAACTTGTCGACGATGCGGAACTCGTCGACCGCCGTGGCCTCGAAGGCCAGCAGGCACCCGCCGAGGAAGGCGTTGTCGTCGCTTCGAAAGAGCTTGTTCATGCGCTCGACGAAGCCCTTGGTCGACGGCGAAGGCTCCACCCCGTCGGTCTCCAGGCCCAGATCGTAGCGGTGGCCGAAGCGCATCAGCTCCAGGTGCGGCACCCGCTTGGTGAGCACGCCCATCTCTTCTTCCACGTTGCGCACGATCTCGGCATCGAGCTTCTCCCAGTGGTTGCGGATGCGCGCGTCCAAGAACATATGAATGGCCGCGTTCGTGAATACGGAGTACTCCACGATCACGAAGCCGATTTGCGCGGGCCTCCAGTGGGGGATGCTGTTCAGGATCGGGCTCGTTTTCGGGCTCAGCGCCGGGAAGTAGTCCTTGATCGAGCGCTCGAGCGCGAGCACGCACGACTTGTAATCGGGCAGGTCGCTCTCGAGCACCGAGGCGATCAGTCGGTCGATGTTGGTATAAGGCGAGAGTGCAAACGTCGTGGCCGCGGTCATGGGTGAGGCTCCTTCGAGTTGGAAATGTCGAGACTTTGGAAAGAAGCGTTCGAAAAGAGACGTTCAAACGTGGGACGATTCCCAGAACGCTCCAAACGCGGCGCGCGAACCTTGAATGGTGTCCGCGCCGAAGTACGGCCGGCAGGACATCGCCTGACCGAGCTGCGCCACCCCGTCGAGGAAGACTTGGTAGGTCTGCTCGGCCGTCGCGTGCTCGGTGTCGAACACGGGGAGCATGTCCTCGTGGTAATATCGAAAATCGTGGTGCCGTAGCCGCAATCCGGATTTTTCGGGCTCTTCGTAGAGCTCGCTCCCGGGATAGGGCACCAGCCCGAAGAGGTACGAGGCTTGGAGCAAGCCATCGGAGATGAGCCCGCACACCCAATCGAGGGAGCGGCGCATGTCGTCGATGGTCTGATTGGGAAAGCCGTTCACCATGAACGAGCACACGGGGATCCCGAAGTCGCGCACCCGCGCCAGGGCGTCGCGCGTGGAGCCGATCTTCACGCGCTGCTTGAAGAGATCTTGGCTCTCTTGGTCGGCCGTCTCCAGGCCGATCTCCAGCCAGCGGCACCCGCTTCGGTGGAGCGCACGCAGCACCCGGTCGTCCTGGAGGAGATTGAGGCGCGTCTGGCAGTCGTACATGACGTTCCCTTCGTCCTCCAGGGCCTGGCAGATCTTGAGGGTGCGCTCCGCGTGGGTGGTGAAGGTCTCGTCGCCAAAGTAAATATTATGGTGCTCGCCGTAGTGCTTTCGATAGGCGCGAATCTCGGAGATGACCCGTTCGACGGGGAAGTACGAGGGTTTTTGCCCGATGGTCTGAATGGTGCAAAACGAGCATTTGTAGGGGCAGCCCAGCGCATAGACTTGCCGGATGTAGCGAATGTCCTTACCGGCCGACGATGGGAACAAATCCACCTTGGGGAAGGGGAGCTCCTCGACGGGGATGCTCGGGTATTCCCAGCTGCTGGTGAAGATTTCGCCGTCATCCATTCGAAAGCACATATTTCCCAGCGCGGTGACGTCGCCGCCCGCCTCGATGGTTTCGAGCAGCGCCGGGAGCGCGTACTCCGCGCGCTCGAACACCACGTAGTCGACGCTGGGGTGCGCCGCGAGCTTTTGGCGCTGCGGGGTGGCCACCACGCCCCCGAAGATGGTCTTGGCGTGGGGGTACATCTCCTTGATGAGATCCGCGATCTCCAGCGCGAAGAAGAGATTGGGCGTCATCGGTGAGAACAGGTAAATGTCGCCCGGGTGGCGCGCGAGCGAGGCGCGCACCTTGGCCACGTCGATGCCGGTGATTTGCGTCTCGGAGCTGTAGAAGTCGAGCGGCTCCATGGATTCGAAGCCCGTGTGCTGGAGCACCCCGCCCAACCAAGTCATCCAATGCGGCAGCTCCCAGAGTACGTTTTCCATGTGCTGCAGCCCTGGATGCGTCGCGTGGTAGCGGACGTCGAAGTTTTGCCAAAACTCGCGCCGCTGGTCGACCTTGAAGGTCGACATCGGCGTGTGTACGAACACGATATGGAGGTTGCTCTTTCGCCGGCGGAGGTACTTGGCCGAATCATGTCGGAGGACTTGCAGCGGTCGAACTGGCATTGGGGCACCCGTCCTCCCATTCAGCAATGGGTGTGCCGGGCCGCCCGACGATTGCAATCGCGTATTTCTACGTGGTTCGCGAGGTTGGATTGGAAATCAAAATTGTTAATTTCGAAATATACTCACGGGCCCTGTCGATTTTTCGAATCGGCCGCCTCCTTCGTACCGGCGCCGCCCACCACCAGCCGCTCCACCACCTCGCCGCGCGCGCTGGCCTCCACGATGGACTCCAAGTCGTCCTCGGTGACGTGTCCATAGACGACGTGTTCCGGTTCTTGCAGGATGGTGATCCCGGTCTCGCACATGTCGAGGCAGCTCGACGTGCACGCGCGCACCGCGCGGGCGGCGCCCTTGCTCTTGAGCAGCGATTTCAGCTTCTTTGCGAGCTCCTCGGAGCCCTTTTGCGCGCACGAACCGCGGGGGTTCGCGTCATCGCGGCGGTTGGTGCAGACGAAGAGGTAGTGTTCTCGTTGGGGCATGTGCGGTCCTCGAGTTATTTCATCCGAGCCAGTAGGTGAGCTTCACCATGAAGAGATCGACGGCCGGCGTCCGTCCCGACGTTTCGCCCGAGTTCACCGCGACGCCGGGCGATTGCGTGCGGGAATAGACTAAGTACAAGGTCGAACCGAGTTTGTACTCCCAACGGAGGACGACGTTGGTATTGACCGCCCACTCTTTCCAATCCGCCTCCGGATCGGGCCCGGTGAACGGCACCAGCGACGACAATGGGACTTTGCCACCGGGGGGGAGCACCGACATCGACAAATCGCCGTAGTGACCGCTCGAACGAAAGAACTGGCCGTAACTGACCAGGTCGAGACGCGGCGTGAAGGTATATGCGGCGCGGACGATGGCCCCCACGCTGCTGGCCGAGAGCCGCCCGTAAACGTGGGCTCCGGTGGCGGCGTCGTCGGCGGCCCAGCGCGGCTCCCCGGCCGTGTGGGTGATGTTGGGGATCAGCTCTACATCGAACTGGGGCAGCACGCGTAGCTTTACGTTGGCCTTGGCGCTGATGGCAAAACCATTGAAGACGAAATCCGTGGTGGTGGCGAGCGAGCCCACGATGCGCTTGGTCGGGTTGGTGCCGAGGGTGAATTCGTGCTCGATGGCCCCCGCGCGCTCGAGGGCGGTTCCATCGCCGACCTCACGGTCGTCGTAGCGGGCGGGGAGGTAGTGGATCGATGAAAAGGCGTTCCAGAAGTTCGCGAAGCGTCCCCACGTCTTGAGCTGGAAGTCGCGCCCGATATCGAGAAAATCCGTATTCTGGCGGATGTAGGCCTCCAGGCGCAGGTGGGACTCGAGCAGAGGCCCCCAGGGGGAGAGCTCGCGGAACTCCAAGCCGCCGTCGAACATGGCCTGATTGGAGCGCTGCGCAAAGCCCATGTCGTTGATGTCGAGCTTGCGGCTGGAATAGGCGAGGGCACCGTCCCACAGCCAATGCGTGCCGCCTTCTTTTCCGAAGTAGAAGAGGGCGCCCGCGCCGATGTCGCCGGAGCGGACGAGCGTTCCATCGAGCGCCATGCGCGGCGGTCCGTTCTGGAGCATCGAGCCATAGATTTGACCGTCGGTCACGTAATCGCCGTTCGCCGATCGCCATCGCCAGTCGAGCCCCGCCACCACCGCATCATTGAAGCAGCGTCCGCCCTGCACCACAATCGCGCCGTGCGGGCAGAGGACTTGCGCGATCGATCCAAGCGCCCGCGCCGGGGGCGGTGTTCCGGCCACGGGGGCGGGCAGGGAGCTGGGGACGGCGAGGGGATAGCTCCCCGCGTCCTCGGCGCGCCCCGTCAGGGTGACCGTTGCCCCCACGCTGGCATTTTCTCCCATGGCGCGCGTTAGCCGGAATGCGTTGTAGAGCGTCGTGGGCGTGAGGAGGCGGCGGGTGCGGGTGCCATTGCTCGCGACATCGACGTGGTTGGCGCCGGTGAGCGCGGTCAATGTGCCCACCGACCAATGGTCATCGAGCTTTCCCACCAGCTTTCCCGCGCCGAGCAGCGAGGACGCGGTGGTCGCGCCGGCGACGTGCTCGTTGAACGGCGCCTCCGTTCGCAGGTTGGGGGTGAAGGGCGAGAGGGGGTTGTGCCCGATGCGGCGCGTATAAACGAGCTGATAGGGGAGGGAGAAGATATCGAGGCCTTCGAGGAAGAAGGGGCGCTTTTCGGGGTAGTAAACCTCGTAGTTGGTCAGGTTCAAGGTCAGCTGGTCCGCCTCCACCTGCGCAAAGTCCGGGTGGATGGTGGCGTCGAGCGTGAGGCGAGGGGTCACGTGCCATTTCACGTCGGCCCCCGCGGAGGCCGACAAGGTGGTCTCGCTCGGATCGGATTCGACGGCGGCGTCCTGCCGTACGAGCCGCCCGAGCACGAACGGGCGCGCTTCGATTTGCGAGGGGCGCGGGAGATCGCGCAGCCCGGAGAGCAGCCCGTAGCGCGACACCTCGCCCCCGCCGCTGCGCGGGATGAAGGCCCACTCGTCCGTCTCCTGCCGCTCCGAGGTGTAGCGGCGGACTTGGAAGCGCCACGTCTGGGTCGGCAGAATGGCGTAGCGGAGGATCTTGAAGGGGATGCGGTATTCGGCTTGCCAGCCGCGGGCCGAGATGGTGGTGCGCGCCTCCCAGTTCTCGTCCCACTCGAGCGATGTTTCGGTATCGCGGTACCGCAGCATGTCCGTCTGCACGCCGGCCGCGTTGACGGTAAATTCGAACGCCGTCACCCCGTCGCCGGCCGTGCCGAGGGCCACCGAGACCCAATCCGCCTCGACTTGAACGTCGCGGCGCGCGAGGCGGGCCGTGATCCGGCCATCGCGCTGCTGGCAATCGACGGCCACATAGAGCGCG contains these protein-coding regions:
- a CDS encoding DUF3865 domain-containing protein, whose product is MTAATTFALSPYTNIDRLIASVLESDLPDYKSCVLALERSIKDYFPALSPKTSPILNSIPHWRPAQIGFVIVEYSVFTNAAIHMFLDARIRNHWEKLDAEIVRNVEEEMGVLTKRVPHLELMRFGHRYDLGLETDGVEPSPSTKGFVERMNKLFRSDDNAFLGGCLLAFEATAVDEFRIVDKFLRAYKSATGGEIRKGSLTDIYIAGHVTHDDNDPEADHYAGMRNAIGEYIDAANLPRFIRGFYAVTMNLSMWWEHLAIEAHHRMIEERLVLKDPQRFDPFRVFAEAS
- a CDS encoding B12-binding domain-containing radical SAM protein; this translates as MPVRPLQVLRHDSAKYLRRRKSNLHIVFVHTPMSTFKVDQRREFWQNFDVRYHATHPGLQHMENVLWELPHWMTWLGGVLQHTGFESMEPLDFYSSETQITGIDVAKVRASLARHPGDIYLFSPMTPNLFFALEIADLIKEMYPHAKTIFGGVVATPQRQKLAAHPSVDYVVFERAEYALPALLETIEAGGDVTALGNMCFRMDDGEIFTSSWEYPSIPVEELPFPKVDLFPSSAGKDIRYIRQVYALGCPYKCSFCTIQTIGQKPSYFPVERVISEIRAYRKHYGEHHNIYFGDETFTTHAERTLKICQALEDEGNVMYDCQTRLNLLQDDRVLRALHRSGCRWLEIGLETADQESQDLFKQRVKIGSTRDALARVRDFGIPVCSFMVNGFPNQTIDDMRRSLDWVCGLISDGLLQASYLFGLVPYPGSELYEEPEKSGLRLRHHDFRYYHEDMLPVFDTEHATAEQTYQVFLDGVAQLGQAMSCRPYFGADTIQGSRAAFGAFWESSHV
- a CDS encoding (2Fe-2S) ferredoxin domain-containing protein, with amino-acid sequence MPQREHYLFVCTNRRDDANPRGSCAQKGSEELAKKLKSLLKSKGAARAVRACTSSCLDMCETGITILQEPEHVVYGHVTEDDLESIVEASARGEVVERLVVGGAGTKEAADSKNRQGP
- a CDS encoding carbohydrate binding family 9 domain-containing protein — translated: MYFALASALVFADSIDARAAAPNLGAVRVTEAPVLDGRLDDDAWRAVPGTDAFTQKFPNERSPPRERTIVRVAYDDTALYVAVDCQQRDGRITARLARRDVQVEADWVSVALGTAGDGVTAFEFTVNAAGVQTDMLRYRDTETSLEWDENWEARTTISARGWQAEYRIPFKILRYAILPTQTWRFQVRRYTSERQETDEWAFIPRSGGGEVSRYGLLSGLRDLPRPSQIEARPFVLGRLVRQDAAVESDPSETTLSASAGADVKWHVTPRLTLDATIHPDFAQVEADQLTLNLTNYEVYYPEKRPFFLEGLDIFSLPYQLVYTRRIGHNPLSPFTPNLRTEAPFNEHVAGATTASSLLGAGKLVGKLDDHWSVGTLTALTGANHVDVASNGTRTRRLLTPTTLYNAFRLTRAMGENASVGATVTLTGRAEDAGSYPLAVPSSLPAPVAGTPPPARALGSIAQVLCPHGAIVVQGGRCFNDAVVAGLDWRWRSANGDYVTDGQIYGSMLQNGPPRMALDGTLVRSGDIGAGALFYFGKEGGTHWLWDGALAYSSRKLDINDMGFAQRSNQAMFDGGLEFRELSPWGPLLESHLRLEAYIRQNTDFLDIGRDFQLKTWGRFANFWNAFSSIHYLPARYDDREVGDGTALERAGAIEHEFTLGTNPTKRIVGSLATTTDFVFNGFAISAKANVKLRVLPQFDVELIPNITHTAGEPRWAADDAATGAHVYGRLSASSVGAIVRAAYTFTPRLDLVSYGQFFRSSGHYGDLSMSVLPPGGKVPLSSLVPFTGPDPEADWKEWAVNTNVVLRWEYKLGSTLYLVYSRTQSPGVAVNSGETSGRTPAVDLFMVKLTYWLG